The following proteins are encoded in a genomic region of Amphiura filiformis chromosome 11, Afil_fr2py, whole genome shotgun sequence:
- the LOC140163705 gene encoding retinoschisin-like produces MVPVNSICIRLSDSTDCDYSLGVASGGVTNIKMSSSSFLYTLYTPETARLRLIVDIGSPGSGWVPDIDDPDPWLQADLTDLYVIRSIVTQGCGNRVAWVEEFCLSYVNAQEMDMWYAELSADDCKVSYTLNTEYVVS; encoded by the coding sequence ATGGTACCGGTTAATAGTATATGTATTCGATTATCTGACTCCACAGATTGTGATTATTCTCTTGGTGTGGCTAGTGGTGGAGTAACAAACATCAAGATGTCCTCTTCAAGTTTCTTGTATACCTTATACACACCAGAGACTGCTCGATTGAGACTTATCGTGGATATTGGTAGCCCAGGATCAGGCTGGGTGCCGGACATTGATGATCCTGATCCATGGCTTCAAGCAGATCTAACTGATCTGTATGTTATTCGGAGTATAGTGACACAAGGATGTGGTAATCGGGTGGCTTGGGTTGAGGAGTTTTGTCTAAGTTATGTAAATGCACAAGAAATGGACATGTGGTATGCTGAATTATCAGCGGATGACTGCAAGGTATCGTATACATTGAATACTGAATACGTGGTGTCATGA